A region from the Streptomyces sp. 3214.6 genome encodes:
- a CDS encoding NAD-dependent epimerase/dehydratase family protein, translating to MPAPRTVLLTGAAGGLGTLMRDLLPAYGYELRLFDLRPIDGEPDAIVADLADREAVREAVRGVDAILHLAGISLEAPFEKILKANIEGTYHLYEAAREEGVGRIVFASSNHAVGFTPRPQGDDPLIPVDTPHRPDTFYGLSKSFGEDLAQLYWDKHGLESVSVRIGSCFAEPTGVRMLSVWMSPADGARLFHAALTAEDVGHTIVYGSSANTRLWWDLSSARALGYEPQDDSEPYAEKLIAEQGELDPENIAHAHLGGHFVSDPPIWPY from the coding sequence ATGCCCGCTCCGCGCACCGTCCTGCTCACCGGCGCCGCAGGCGGCCTCGGCACCCTGATGCGGGACCTGCTGCCGGCCTACGGCTACGAGCTGCGCCTGTTCGACCTGCGCCCGATCGACGGCGAGCCGGACGCGATCGTCGCGGACCTGGCCGACCGGGAGGCGGTCCGGGAGGCCGTGCGGGGCGTAGATGCGATCCTCCACCTCGCCGGCATCTCCCTGGAAGCCCCCTTCGAGAAGATCCTCAAGGCGAACATCGAGGGCACCTACCACCTGTACGAGGCGGCCCGCGAAGAGGGCGTCGGCCGGATCGTCTTCGCCTCCTCCAACCACGCGGTCGGCTTCACCCCCCGCCCCCAGGGCGACGACCCCCTGATCCCCGTCGACACCCCGCACCGCCCGGACACCTTCTACGGCCTGTCCAAGTCGTTCGGCGAGGACCTCGCCCAGCTCTACTGGGACAAGCACGGCCTGGAGAGCGTGTCGGTGCGCATCGGCTCCTGCTTCGCCGAGCCGACCGGCGTGCGGATGCTGTCGGTGTGGATGAGCCCCGCCGACGGCGCCCGCCTCTTCCACGCGGCCCTGACCGCCGAGGATGTCGGCCACACGATCGTGTACGGCTCCTCCGCGAACACCCGGCTGTGGTGGGACCTGAGCTCCGCGCGGGCGCTCGGCTACGAGCCGCAGGACGACTCCGAGCCGTACGCCGAGAAGCTGATCGCCGAGCAGGGCGAGCTGGACCCGGAGAACATCGCCCACGCCCACCTGGGCGGCCACTTCGTCAGCGACCCGCCGATCTGGCCGTACTGA
- a CDS encoding ABC transporter substrate-binding protein produces MRTQSRRRPRATLAAVAAGTLLAPLLSGCWAGAGGAGSGGDSINVLMVNNPQMTELQKLTADHFTKETGIKVSFTVLPENDVRDKISQDFANQAGQYDVATLSNYEIPIYARNGWLQAMNGYVAKDPGYDEQDVLKPMRESLTADDGKLYGQPFYGESSFLMYRKDVFAAKGLTMPAHPTWQQVADLAAKADGAEPGMKGICLRGLPGWGEVMAPLTTVVNTFGGTWFDKDWKARLDSPAFAKATAFYVDLVRAHGESGAAQSGFAECLNNMTQGKVAMWYDATSAAGSLEAAKSPVKGRMGYAPAPVEQTDASGWLYTWAWGIQKASRNADKAWKFVSWASSKQYEQLVGREIGWSNVPAGKRASTYTNADYVKEAAAFQEMTKQAIEGAKPNDPGVQPRPAPGIQFVGIPEFTDLGTRVSQEISAAIAGRQSVESALKKSQKIAERISEEYEGR; encoded by the coding sequence ATGCGAACCCAGAGCCGACGGAGGCCGCGAGCCACACTCGCCGCGGTCGCCGCAGGGACGCTGCTCGCCCCGCTGCTCTCCGGCTGCTGGGCCGGGGCCGGCGGGGCGGGTTCCGGCGGCGACTCCATCAACGTCCTCATGGTCAACAACCCGCAGATGACGGAGTTGCAGAAGCTCACCGCCGACCACTTCACCAAGGAGACCGGCATCAAGGTCAGCTTCACCGTCCTGCCGGAGAACGACGTCCGCGACAAGATCAGCCAGGACTTCGCCAACCAGGCGGGCCAGTACGACGTGGCGACCCTGTCGAACTACGAGATACCGATCTACGCCCGCAACGGCTGGCTGCAGGCCATGAACGGATACGTCGCGAAGGACCCCGGCTACGACGAGCAGGACGTCCTGAAGCCGATGCGCGAATCCCTCACCGCGGACGACGGCAAGCTCTACGGCCAGCCCTTCTACGGCGAGTCGTCCTTCCTGATGTACCGCAAGGACGTGTTCGCGGCGAAGGGCCTGACGATGCCCGCGCACCCCACCTGGCAGCAGGTCGCCGACCTCGCGGCGAAGGCGGACGGCGCGGAACCCGGCATGAAGGGCATCTGTCTGCGCGGACTGCCCGGCTGGGGCGAGGTGATGGCGCCCCTGACGACCGTCGTGAACACCTTCGGCGGCACCTGGTTCGACAAGGACTGGAAGGCACGGCTCGACTCGCCCGCCTTCGCGAAGGCGACGGCGTTCTATGTCGACCTCGTCCGCGCCCACGGCGAGTCCGGGGCAGCCCAGTCCGGCTTCGCCGAGTGCCTGAACAACATGACCCAGGGCAAGGTCGCGATGTGGTATGACGCCACCTCCGCGGCCGGCTCCCTGGAGGCGGCGAAGTCCCCGGTCAAGGGCAGGATGGGATACGCCCCCGCCCCCGTGGAGCAAACCGACGCCTCCGGCTGGCTCTACACCTGGGCCTGGGGCATCCAGAAGGCCTCCCGCAACGCCGACAAGGCCTGGAAGTTCGTCTCCTGGGCGTCGAGCAAGCAGTACGAACAGCTGGTCGGCCGGGAGATCGGCTGGTCGAACGTGCCGGCCGGCAAGCGGGCGTCGACGTACACGAACGCCGACTACGTGAAAGAGGCCGCCGCCTTCCAGGAGATGACGAAACAGGCCATCGAGGGGGCGAAACCCAACGACCCCGGGGTGCAGCCGCGGCCCGCGCCCGGCATCCAGTTCGTCGGCATCCCCGAGTTCACCGACCTCGGCACCAGGGTCTCCCAGGAGATCAGCGCGGCCATCGCCGGCCGCCAGTCCGTCGAGTCGGCCCTGAAGAAGTCCCAGAAGATCGCCGAGCGGATCTCCGAGGAGTACGAGGGACGATGA
- a CDS encoding TIGR03086 family metal-binding protein codes for MTDTTTLDLEPQARIIARLAAGVRDEQLADPTPCPGTAVRNLLGHLTGLAGAFRDAARKDLGSTTDTPPDTTATDIGPGWREELPKVLDELADAWRDPAAWTGMTRAGGVDLPGGVAAAVAVDELVIHGWDLARATGQEYTPDPAALRTSHDFLRAAAEESDRGNGIFGPVVPVPDDAPLLDRAVGLSGRDPGWTP; via the coding sequence ATGACCGACACGACGACTCTTGACCTCGAACCGCAGGCCCGGATCATCGCGCGCCTCGCGGCGGGCGTCCGTGACGAGCAGCTCGCGGATCCGACGCCCTGCCCGGGCACCGCGGTCCGCAACCTGCTCGGGCATCTGACCGGCCTCGCCGGCGCCTTCCGCGACGCCGCCCGCAAGGACCTCGGGTCCACGACCGACACCCCGCCGGACACCACCGCGACGGACATCGGCCCCGGCTGGCGCGAGGAACTGCCCAAGGTGCTCGACGAACTCGCCGACGCCTGGCGCGACCCGGCCGCCTGGACCGGCATGACCCGCGCGGGCGGCGTCGACCTGCCCGGCGGCGTCGCGGCCGCCGTCGCCGTCGACGAACTCGTCATCCATGGCTGGGACCTGGCCCGGGCCACCGGGCAGGAGTACACGCCCGACCCGGCCGCGCTGCGGACCTCGCACGACTTCCTGCGGGCGGCCGCCGAGGAGTCGGACCGCGGGAACGGCATCTTCGGCCCCGTCGTGCCCGTCCCGGACGACGCCCCGCTGCTCGACCGGGCGGTCGGACTGAGCGGACGTGACCCGGGCTGGACGCCGTAG
- a CDS encoding MBL fold metallo-hydrolase, giving the protein MPLSLTILGTASSHPGPGRPCSGYLLRGAGAEVWVDAGFGTFAELRRHTDPDRLTAIWISHLHASHSADLLAAAHAFAYGGMTPPAPIPVYAPLDCARRLAGFLGRSDVRFLSEVLDFRPLFDGHTVRHWNVRLTSRAMAHDTEAYGLRAECQGSVFAYSGDSGPCAALTELASGADLFLCEADLDRHREGEHEQQVHLTPEDAGDAARKAGVRELYITHVGPALTRKAATERAAVVFDGPTRTAREGETIPF; this is encoded by the coding sequence ATGCCCCTCAGCCTCACCATCCTCGGCACCGCCTCTTCGCACCCGGGGCCGGGCCGCCCCTGCTCCGGCTATCTGCTGCGTGGGGCGGGGGCCGAGGTCTGGGTGGACGCGGGGTTCGGGACGTTCGCGGAGTTGCGACGGCACACGGATCCCGACCGGCTCACGGCGATCTGGATCTCCCACCTCCACGCCAGTCACAGCGCCGATCTCCTCGCCGCCGCCCACGCCTTCGCCTACGGCGGGATGACCCCGCCGGCCCCGATCCCGGTGTACGCGCCGCTCGACTGCGCCCGTCGCCTGGCCGGCTTCCTCGGCCGCTCGGACGTACGGTTCCTGAGCGAGGTCCTCGACTTCAGGCCCCTGTTCGACGGACACACCGTACGGCACTGGAACGTGCGCCTGACCTCGCGCGCCATGGCGCACGACACCGAGGCGTACGGGCTGCGGGCCGAGTGCCAGGGAAGCGTCTTCGCGTACTCGGGCGACAGCGGGCCGTGCGCCGCGCTCACCGAACTCGCCAGTGGGGCCGACCTGTTCCTGTGCGAGGCGGATCTCGACCGGCATCGCGAAGGCGAACACGAACAGCAGGTCCACCTCACCCCGGAGGACGCCGGCGACGCCGCCCGCAAGGCGGGGGTGCGGGAGCTGTACATCACCCACGTCGGGCCCGCCCTGACCCGGAAGGCCGCGACCGAGCGGGCCGCCGTCGTCTTCGACGGCCCGACCCGCACCGCACGCGAGGGCGAGACCATCCCCTTCTGA
- a CDS encoding MFS transporter translates to MTKNWSVVRVLRDRDAAICLAALVVSGFGTSALWLASGVWVKDLTGSNGLAALCVLALWAPTLAGPLLGTFADRARRRPLLIALNLGPAALLLTVLGVDSPGRLWLLFAVLVLYGAASVVADAAESGLVAAAVAPELLGDFNGLRTTAVEGMKLVAPLAGAGLYAAYGGAGVALLDAASFVAAAGLYARVRVREERPRRATGGLRARTAEGARFLWAHPALRPLVLAGGATMLFAGVNGALVYAVVEGLGRSPAYAGALYAVQGAGSVAVGLLSGPALRWLGPRRFAAYGIGLTAVAVAARAVPSDPLALMCGAAVGAGLPCVLIAALTAVQRETPDALLGRVTATAGTLLYAPNAVGLAAGAALVELVDHRPLLLALGVCLSVTAALLLQRPASAERTASRSSSDASPA, encoded by the coding sequence ATGACGAAGAACTGGTCCGTGGTGCGCGTCCTGCGGGACCGCGACGCGGCGATCTGTCTGGCGGCGCTGGTGGTCTCCGGGTTCGGTACGTCGGCGTTGTGGCTGGCGTCCGGTGTGTGGGTGAAGGACCTCACCGGTTCGAACGGGCTTGCGGCGCTGTGTGTGCTCGCGCTGTGGGCTCCGACCCTGGCCGGCCCGCTGCTGGGCACTTTCGCCGACCGCGCCCGCCGCCGCCCCCTGCTCATCGCCCTCAACCTGGGCCCGGCCGCCCTGCTGCTCACCGTCCTCGGCGTCGACTCCCCCGGCCGGCTGTGGCTGCTGTTCGCGGTGCTGGTGCTGTACGGCGCCGCCTCGGTGGTGGCCGACGCGGCCGAGTCCGGGCTCGTCGCCGCCGCTGTCGCCCCGGAGCTGCTCGGCGACTTCAACGGGCTGCGCACGACAGCCGTGGAGGGCATGAAGCTGGTCGCTCCCCTGGCGGGCGCGGGCTTGTACGCGGCGTACGGCGGCGCGGGCGTGGCGCTGCTGGACGCCGCGAGCTTCGTCGCCGCGGCGGGGCTGTACGCGCGCGTGCGGGTGCGTGAGGAAAGGCCGCGGCGGGCCACCGGCGGTCTGCGGGCGCGGACGGCCGAGGGCGCGCGCTTCCTGTGGGCGCACCCGGCGCTGCGCCCGCTGGTCCTGGCCGGCGGTGCGACGATGCTGTTCGCGGGTGTCAACGGCGCGCTGGTCTACGCCGTCGTCGAGGGCCTCGGCCGCTCCCCCGCGTACGCGGGCGCGCTGTACGCCGTCCAGGGCGCCGGTTCGGTCGCGGTGGGACTGCTGTCGGGGCCCGCGCTGCGGTGGCTGGGGCCACGCCGGTTCGCCGCGTACGGGATCGGTCTGACGGCCGTCGCGGTCGCCGCGCGGGCCGTCCCCTCGGACCCGCTCGCCCTGATGTGCGGCGCGGCCGTCGGGGCCGGGCTGCCCTGTGTGCTGATCGCCGCGCTGACCGCCGTACAGCGGGAGACGCCGGACGCGCTGCTCGGCCGGGTCACCGCCACGGCCGGGACGCTGCTGTACGCGCCGAACGCCGTCGGGCTCGCGGCGGGGGCGGCACTGGTCGAACTCGTCGACCACCGCCCCCTGTTGCTCGCCCTGGGGGTATGCCTGTCGGTGACGGCCGCCCTGCTCCTTCAGCGCCCGGCGAGCGCCGAGCGCACCGCTTCCAGGTCGTCGTCCGACGCCAGCCCGGCGTGA
- a CDS encoding carbohydrate ABC transporter permease, which yields MTATTTAPPTTAPVRPLRQPSDRLRAWATRAPLLPALVFMIVVTQLPFVATLVISFFDWNALYPKARRFTGLDNYHQVLTDADLRHSVWTTVLLTAAVVLVSLLLGLALALLLDRRFRGRGVVRTLLIAPFLVVPVAAALLWKHVLYNPEYGLFNGLLHYVGGPQPDWISDTPLLAVEASLVWQWTPFMMLILLAGLQSRDQQQIEAARVDGASDWQIFRHLTLPHLRRYLELGALLGSIYIVQNFDAVFTITSGGLGTANLPYTVYQSFYQAHENGLASAAGVLVVIGSIVIATFALRVVSSLFREEVSRA from the coding sequence ATGACCGCGACGACGACGGCCCCGCCGACCACCGCACCCGTACGCCCCCTGCGGCAGCCCTCCGACCGGCTGCGCGCCTGGGCGACCCGGGCTCCGCTGCTGCCCGCCCTGGTCTTCATGATCGTGGTCACCCAACTCCCCTTCGTGGCCACGCTGGTGATCTCCTTCTTCGACTGGAACGCCCTCTATCCCAAGGCCCGCCGCTTCACCGGCCTCGACAACTACCACCAGGTCCTCACCGACGCCGACCTGCGCCACTCGGTGTGGACGACCGTGCTGCTGACGGCGGCCGTGGTGCTGGTCAGCCTGCTGCTCGGGCTGGCGCTGGCGCTGCTGCTGGACCGCCGCTTCCGTGGCCGGGGCGTGGTCCGCACGCTGCTGATCGCGCCCTTCCTGGTGGTGCCGGTGGCCGCGGCCCTGCTGTGGAAGCACGTCCTCTACAACCCCGAATACGGCCTGTTCAACGGGTTGTTGCATTACGTGGGCGGTCCACAGCCCGACTGGATATCCGACACGCCGCTGCTCGCCGTCGAGGCCTCCCTCGTCTGGCAGTGGACGCCGTTCATGATGCTGATCCTGCTGGCCGGACTGCAGAGCCGGGACCAGCAGCAGATCGAGGCGGCGCGGGTGGACGGCGCGAGCGACTGGCAGATCTTCCGCCACCTCACCCTGCCCCACCTGCGCCGGTATCTGGAGCTCGGCGCCCTGCTCGGCTCGATCTACATCGTGCAGAACTTCGACGCCGTCTTCACCATCACCTCCGGCGGCCTGGGCACCGCCAACCTGCCCTACACCGTCTACCAGAGCTTCTACCAGGCCCATGAGAACGGCCTCGCCTCGGCCGCGGGCGTCCTGGTGGTCATCGGCTCGATCGTCATCGCGACCTTCGCCCTGCGGGTCGTCTCGTCCCTGTTCCGCGAGGAGGTGTCCCGCGCATGA
- a CDS encoding dihydrodipicolinate synthase family protein — MSSVAFETQRAALADVVAIPVTPFAGDGSIDQDAHRALLRRLLDGGITTLTPNGNTGEFYALTPEERRLVTELTIEEAGDRSVILVGVGHDVPTAVTSARHAWELGAQMVMVHQPVHPYVSQGGWVDYHREIAQAVPELGVVPYIRNTQLHGERLAELADACPNVVGVKYAVPDAARFAAFARDAGLERFVWVAGLAEPYAPSYFSAGATGFTSGLVNVAPAVSLNMIEALRSGDYPAAMKVWEQIRRFEELRAANGSANNVTIVKEALASLGLCRREVRPPSRPLPEDERAEVAAIVAGWSI; from the coding sequence ATGAGCAGCGTGGCGTTCGAGACCCAGCGTGCGGCCCTGGCCGACGTGGTGGCCATCCCGGTGACCCCGTTCGCCGGGGACGGCTCCATCGACCAGGACGCCCACCGGGCCCTGCTGCGCCGTCTGCTCGACGGCGGGATCACCACGCTCACCCCGAACGGCAACACCGGCGAGTTCTACGCCCTCACCCCCGAGGAGCGCCGCCTGGTCACGGAGTTGACGATCGAGGAGGCGGGGGATCGTTCCGTCATCCTCGTCGGCGTCGGACACGACGTCCCCACCGCCGTCACCTCCGCCCGGCACGCCTGGGAGCTGGGCGCGCAGATGGTGATGGTCCACCAGCCCGTCCACCCCTACGTCTCGCAGGGCGGCTGGGTCGACTACCACCGGGAGATCGCGCAGGCGGTGCCCGAACTGGGCGTCGTCCCGTACATCCGCAACACGCAGCTGCACGGTGAGCGCCTGGCCGAGCTCGCCGACGCCTGTCCCAACGTCGTCGGCGTCAAGTACGCCGTCCCGGACGCCGCCCGCTTCGCCGCCTTCGCGCGCGACGCCGGCCTGGAACGCTTCGTCTGGGTCGCCGGCCTCGCCGAGCCGTACGCCCCCTCCTACTTCTCCGCGGGCGCCACCGGCTTCACGTCCGGGCTGGTCAACGTCGCCCCCGCCGTTTCGCTGAACATGATCGAAGCGCTTCGATCGGGGGACTATCCGGCCGCGATGAAGGTGTGGGAACAGATCAGGCGCTTCGAGGAGCTGCGCGCCGCCAACGGCTCCGCCAACAACGTCACCATCGTCAAGGAGGCCCTTGCCTCCCTTGGCCTGTGCCGCCGTGAGGTCCGCCCTCCGAGCCGTCCGCTGCCCGAGGACGAGCGTGCCGAGGTCGCCGCCATAGTCGCCGGATGGTCCATATGA
- a CDS encoding carbohydrate ABC transporter permease, which yields MNVVRRGGLGLLAWVAGIVFFLPVAWMALTSFHSEQDAATNPPSFAASLTLDGYREFFGTGGGASPWPALVNSTVASLGSTVLVLLLALPAAYALSIRPVKKWTDVLFFFLSTKMLPVVAGLLPIYLFAKNAGLLDNIWLLVVLYTSMNLPIAVWMMQSFLSEVPVAIIEAARVDGARLPTILARVVAPIALPGIAATALICFIFSWNELLFARVLTGVVAETAPVFLTGFITSQGLFLAKVCAASLVISLPVLAAGFAAQDKLVQGLSLGAVK from the coding sequence ATGAACGTCGTACGCCGTGGCGGCCTCGGGCTGTTGGCCTGGGTGGCCGGGATCGTGTTCTTCCTGCCCGTCGCCTGGATGGCCCTGACGTCCTTCCACTCCGAGCAGGACGCGGCGACCAACCCGCCGTCCTTCGCCGCCTCGCTCACCCTCGACGGCTACCGCGAGTTCTTCGGCACCGGCGGCGGCGCGAGCCCCTGGCCGGCGCTGGTCAACTCGACGGTGGCGTCCCTCGGGTCGACCGTCCTCGTCCTGCTCCTCGCCCTCCCGGCGGCCTACGCGCTGTCGATCCGTCCGGTGAAGAAGTGGACGGACGTCCTGTTCTTCTTCCTGTCGACGAAGATGCTGCCGGTGGTGGCGGGCCTGCTGCCGATCTACCTGTTCGCGAAGAACGCGGGTCTGCTGGACAACATCTGGCTGCTGGTCGTGCTGTACACCTCCATGAACCTGCCGATCGCGGTGTGGATGATGCAGTCGTTCCTGTCCGAGGTCCCGGTGGCGATCATCGAGGCCGCACGGGTGGACGGGGCGCGGCTGCCGACGATCCTCGCGCGTGTGGTCGCCCCGATCGCGCTCCCGGGCATCGCGGCGACGGCCCTGATCTGTTTCATCTTCAGCTGGAACGAACTGCTGTTCGCGCGGGTGTTGACGGGTGTGGTCGCGGAGACCGCCCCCGTCTTCCTCACCGGCTTCATCACCAGCCAGGGGCTGTTCCTGGCGAAGGTGTGCGCCGCGTCGCTCGTCATCTCCCTGCCGGTGCTCGCCGCGGGGTTCGCCGCCCAGGACAAACTGGTCCAGGGCCTGTCCTTGGGAGCCGTGAAATGA
- a CDS encoding 5-dehydro-4-deoxyglucarate dehydratase: MTSAPLAARLRVPSGPLFFPVTAYGPDGSLDLDVYRAHVRRGVEAGSAAVFACCGTGEFHALTPEEFERCVRAAVEETDGRVPVIAGAGYGTALAVRYAGLAEAAGADGLLALPPYLVVAAQEGLLRHYREVTAATRLPVIVYQRDNAVFTPETVVALARTEGIIGLKDGLGDLDLMQRIISAVRTEVPGDFLYFNGLPTAEQTQLAYRALGVTLYSSAVFCFAPEIALAFHRALTTGDDTTAHRLLDGFYRPFVELRAQGRGYAVSLVKAGVRLRGLDVGEVRPPLHEPSEDHVKQLAQVIERGYALLEEDKA; this comes from the coding sequence GTGACGTCAGCCCCGCTCGCCGCCCGCCTCCGCGTCCCCAGCGGACCGCTGTTCTTCCCCGTGACCGCCTACGGCCCCGACGGCTCCCTCGACCTCGACGTCTACCGCGCCCACGTCCGCCGTGGAGTGGAGGCCGGCTCCGCGGCCGTCTTCGCCTGCTGCGGCACCGGAGAGTTCCACGCGCTCACCCCGGAGGAGTTCGAGCGGTGCGTACGGGCGGCCGTCGAGGAGACCGACGGGCGGGTGCCGGTGATCGCCGGCGCCGGATACGGGACCGCGCTCGCCGTGCGCTACGCCGGGCTGGCGGAGGCGGCCGGAGCGGACGGCCTGCTCGCCCTGCCGCCCTACCTCGTCGTCGCCGCCCAGGAGGGCCTGCTGCGCCACTACCGGGAGGTGACGGCGGCGACCCGGCTCCCCGTGATCGTCTACCAGCGCGACAACGCCGTCTTCACCCCGGAGACCGTCGTCGCACTCGCCCGAACCGAGGGGATCATCGGCCTCAAGGACGGCCTCGGCGACCTCGACCTGATGCAGCGGATCATCAGCGCCGTCCGCACCGAGGTCCCCGGCGACTTCCTCTACTTCAACGGCCTGCCGACCGCCGAACAGACCCAGCTCGCCTACCGGGCCCTCGGCGTCACCCTCTACTCCTCGGCCGTGTTCTGCTTCGCCCCCGAGATCGCCCTCGCCTTCCACCGGGCCCTCACCACCGGCGACGACACCACCGCCCACCGCCTCCTCGACGGCTTCTACCGGCCGTTCGTCGAACTGCGCGCCCAGGGCCGCGGTTACGCCGTCTCCCTCGTCAAGGCCGGCGTCCGGCTGCGCGGCCTCGACGTCGGGGAAGTCCGCCCGCCGCTGCACGAACCGAGCGAGGATCATGTCAAGCAACTCGCCCAGGTGATCGAACGCGGCTATGCGCTGCTGGAGGAGGACAAGGCGTGA
- a CDS encoding DeoR/GlpR family DNA-binding transcription regulator gives MTPRTAEERRREIVRTARATGSVDVAALAAELGVARETVRRDLRALEDHGLVRRTHGGAYPVESAGFETTLAFRATSHVPEKRRIAAAAAALAGDAETVFVDEGFTPQLIAEALPRDRPLTVVTASLPVAGALAGRENTSVLLLGGRVRSGTLATVDHWTTKMLAGFVVDLAYLGANGISREHGLTTPDPAVGEVKAQAVRAARRVVFAGVHTKFGAVSFCRFAEVGTLETIVTSTLLPAAEAHRYSLLGPQIIRV, from the coding sequence ATGACCCCGAGGACGGCGGAGGAGCGGCGACGCGAGATCGTGCGCACCGCGCGGGCCACCGGCTCGGTCGACGTCGCCGCGCTCGCCGCCGAACTGGGCGTGGCCAGGGAGACCGTACGGCGGGATCTGCGCGCCCTGGAGGACCACGGGCTGGTGCGCCGTACGCACGGCGGCGCCTACCCCGTGGAGAGCGCCGGCTTCGAGACCACGCTGGCCTTCCGCGCCACCAGCCACGTACCCGAGAAGCGCCGGATCGCCGCTGCGGCGGCCGCCCTGGCCGGGGACGCGGAGACCGTCTTCGTCGACGAGGGCTTCACCCCGCAGCTCATCGCCGAGGCGCTGCCCAGGGACCGGCCGCTGACCGTGGTCACCGCGTCCCTGCCGGTCGCGGGCGCGCTCGCCGGGAGGGAGAACACGTCCGTGCTGCTGCTCGGCGGCCGGGTCCGCTCCGGCACGCTGGCCACGGTCGACCACTGGACGACGAAGATGCTGGCCGGCTTCGTCGTCGACCTCGCCTATCTCGGCGCCAACGGCATCTCCCGCGAGCACGGTCTGACCACCCCGGACCCGGCCGTGGGCGAGGTCAAGGCGCAGGCCGTGCGGGCGGCCCGGCGCGTGGTCTTCGCGGGCGTCCACACCAAGTTCGGCGCGGTCAGCTTCTGCCGGTTCGCCGAGGTGGGCACGCTGGAGACGATCGTGACGAGCACCCTGCTCCCGGCGGCCGAAGCCCACCGCTACTCACTGCTGGGACCCCAGATCATCAGGGTTTGA
- a CDS encoding GntR family transcriptional regulator yields the protein MTSVPTPIPSRTQYVLEEIKRRILTGRLTPGQALVETELAAQFGVSKTPVREALKTLAGTGLVVMSQYKGVTVRMVDADMAREVYDVRLLLEPEALRRAVRRGASLDAARDALTMADEATDTAERSLANREFHRALYLPCGNPLLGRMLDEVRDQAALVSAVAWAASPSWEREAGEHREILRLALDGDADGAARALHAHIASFVHRAFPETDDGTLAGAQAEEGQE from the coding sequence ATGACCTCTGTGCCCACGCCGATCCCCTCCCGCACGCAGTACGTGCTGGAGGAGATCAAACGCCGCATCCTCACCGGGCGACTGACGCCCGGTCAGGCCCTGGTCGAGACCGAGCTCGCCGCGCAGTTCGGGGTCTCCAAGACCCCGGTGCGCGAGGCCCTCAAGACCCTGGCCGGCACCGGACTGGTCGTCATGAGCCAGTACAAGGGCGTCACGGTGCGCATGGTGGACGCGGACATGGCGCGCGAGGTCTACGACGTCCGGCTGCTCCTCGAACCCGAGGCGCTGAGACGGGCGGTACGGCGCGGCGCCTCCCTGGACGCGGCCCGCGATGCGCTGACGATGGCCGACGAGGCGACCGACACCGCCGAACGGTCCCTGGCCAACCGGGAGTTCCACCGCGCGCTCTACCTGCCGTGCGGCAACCCGCTGCTCGGCCGGATGCTCGACGAGGTCCGTGACCAGGCCGCCCTGGTCTCCGCCGTCGCCTGGGCCGCCTCACCCTCCTGGGAGCGGGAGGCCGGCGAGCACCGCGAGATCCTGCGGCTGGCCCTGGACGGCGACGCGGACGGCGCGGCCCGCGCCCTGCACGCCCACATCGCGTCCTTCGTGCACCGGGCGTTCCCCGAGACCGACGACGGGACCCTCGCGGGGGCCCAGGCAGAGGAAGGTCAGGAATGA